Part of the Marasmius oreades isolate 03SP1 chromosome 5, whole genome shotgun sequence genome is shown below.
CTTGTTACTGACTATGTCTGCTCAGTGGTATTCCTGACATCGGCGTTGTCGAAAAGACATACGATTTCAACGATCGTGActcggatgaagaggctaATGAAGACAAAGACAATGTAGTACACAGCCAATGGATGCCGAACGCTACAGGAAAcacggagctggatgagctggatgagctggatgaggagctggatgaggagctggatgaggaccCGGGGGCTGATCAATTGGCTGATGTTTGAAGGATGCTCTGGCCTGTAAAAAACGGGGCTATAtagatttttcttttttgtcatTAACGTACCCGCCTGCTAATCAAGCACCATATTGCTTTACATGAATCGAAAGAAACCTAAGCCTGAGCTAATCCATAGTAATTGGTATTAATTTATCttatattcatactaattggtattaatttgtattatattcatactaatttctACTAATTATCTTGCTAATGTGTACTATTATTCGTACTAATCCCTGGTAATTACTTACtgattactgttaattactgttaattactatTAATTAAATTtataacctagcgaattaacgttaattaccATTAATTCGATTAATTTTCAATTAACATTAAATACCCTTAATTcatgttaattaacgttaattaacgttaattaacaaatctgcattttcctgatgcaAGTGTTTGACTGCCGAAAGTCTCTGTATGGTATAGCCCGGATGGTCCCAAAGTCTATCCCGATTTGCAGTCAAACATGCGCAAGCACTCAGGTATATTGTTGGAGTGACCGGCGATGGTGTGAATGACTCACCTGCACTCAAAAAGGCGGACTGAGTATTGCGATGAACTTTTCCGGTTCTGACGTGTCAAAAGAGGCAGCGAAAATGATTTTGTTGGGTATGTTCCTACTTTTTTTTAACTCCACTGCATGGTCCTGATTGTTGTGATGCCGCACGACAAGTTTACTTCTACTCTCAGTGAGTAGCTATTATCCGTCTGTGTTTCTTTCTTCGATCCAGTATCCGGACAGAGGGAAGACAGATCTTCGTTAACGTCAAGCGATCGATCCAGTATGTTTCTATCCTTTTTCTGTTCACATATCACGCTTACCATACTTAGATACTTGTTAGATACACTGTTACCCACAGTACTCCAGGAGTTCTTCCCCAGATACTATTTATGTCTTCTTCTCACCTCTGTAGTACTTCGGTTTGCCAGCCTCCAGGCTAAATGTTACCCGGACTTTTGGTTCCTGTGAGTGACGACGGCCAATCTGAAATTCAAAGCAGCCGTTAAACCTTTACATCAGCAGTGCCGACCGTTGTTGACAACttccatcaccatcatccctTCCATCTGTATCATGACTCGTTCACAATCCCATTAATTTGGTTTCTCCCGTCCCACAAAGATCGTATATTTCTGTGCGTACCAAGCATTCTTTGTTTGGGTTTATTTCGAACACAGAATTAGAACTCATTCTGTTTGCCCTCTTAAAGTCAGTACATTGGCTTCGCCTCTGACATCAACACCACTCTTCTGTTAAACAGCCAGCAGTCATAATCTCAATCTCTCGACGTCATGGAAAACCTCGATCTCATTCCCTCGCCCCCGAAAACCCCACGGTTGGCTGAGGGGACAGACTTTCAAATCCCACCTCTCGATGGATCGTTGACTCTGCCTCAGATATACGATTGGCAACTTCACAACTCACCAAACCATCGTTTATTTGTGTTCAGTGATAGTAACGGGGCAGTGAGGAACATCACCTGGAAGGAGGCCATTGCTGCCATCTACACTGGTGCTCGCTCCCTTCGTTCTCGAATTCAAAACGTCGTAGCGACAAAACACCGTGTTCCTGTTGTTGCGATTCTCTCCAGCGCAGGTTAGTTCATCTTTCTTCCGCCATCATGTCCGATTACTTACATTTCGTAGATGCTATCACTTATTTTACGACGCTCATGTGCGTTTTGAGGGCCGACTGCATTGTCTTCCCAATCTCTCCAAGAAATTCGGCTGCTGCCGTTGCCCATTTGCTCGGGAAAGTGGGGGTCGATCATGTTCTGGTTGGGCGCGAGGCCGCCATGCAGGACCTGATCGTGGAGTCACTGGCGAAATTGAAGGAAACATCCCCCTCTCAACCCTCCCCAACTTATTCTCCGACGTTCATCTTTGACGAAATCTTCCTTCCGTCTTTTGAGGAGGCACTCGTTCTCAAACCTGATGAGCTTCCACTCACCACACAATCTAACGATCCTGTGTTATATCTTCACTCGTCTGGTACGTTCTGGCACTACCCACAAGCCATCGTTCGCTCATGTCATTTGGTCTTTATTTACTAGGATCGACCGCACTTCCAAAGCCAATTCCGTTTACCAACAAAAAGATGATCCAAATCGGGCAAATCCCATGGTTCGGCGAACAAGATTGGACAGGCAAAGTCTTATCCGTTCATGTTATGCCAATGTACCACGGAATGGGTGTTTCACAACTGGCTTGGGCCGTAAGTTTCCTCTGTCGACATTATGCATGATGGGTCTCATGTAACGTCTATATAGGCGACTGCGGGGCTTGTTGTCGCTGGATTCGAGCCCAAGGTGCCCTCCATCCTACCGACTCCGGACAATTTGTTCGAGGGAGCCCGATCGACATCTTCCGATATTATACTTTGCGTACCTTCTTTCTTAGAGGTCAGTAATTCTCCATCAGCCAGCTGAACATTCTATATCTCAACTTATCCCAAGGCATGGGCGCGCCGTCCTGATTATGTCTCGTGGCTGGCAAGCCGTTCTGGAGTGGTGGGTCTCGTTGCCACATATGTCTCCTGTGTGTGTCTGACGCGTGTCAGATCTATGGTGGAGGTCCTCTCAACCGTGAGGCCGGGGACTATATGACGCGTCAAGGCgtatccattttcattctcTACGGAATGTAAGAGGTCTTCGTTATCTTTTATCTCCCCTAATGATTGCGTGTCATTTAGGTCCGAAGTTGGTATACTCAGCCCAATGCTTCCAGGTGGGTACTGATCGATGATAATCTGAATAGGACTGGTTTCTAATGGTCGAGTGTCTAAAGCAAGAACGGAGGGAAATTACGACTGGAGCTATTTCCGTTTCACGGACTGGACGAAAAATCATTGGAAACCTCATGGGGATGACCTTTACGAGTTGATAATTGTGGTAAGTGAAGATGGCGTACACAGTTCCTGCCTTTCTAACAACTAATCGATCATCGGCGTATAGGATCATCCGTATTGCACTCCTAGTATCATCAATACACAGGTCGATGGGATCCCAGCGTACGCAACGTCCGACCTTTTCATACCCCACCCCACCAAGTCCGGATACTGGCGAATTCATGGTCGTGTAGATGACCAAATTGTCCATACTACTGGAGAAAAGGTACATCCTCACGTACATCATATGTCATGTATTTTGTCTGATAGCTCAACAGACGAATCCCGGTCCTCTTGGTGAGAAATATCTCCATCTCTCGCCCACTTGACTGAAGTTAACCGGGACCCTCACTCCAGAGAACCTCCTGAATCAGGACCCCCATGTTGCAACTGCAGTCATGTTCGGACACGGACGGTTCAACGCTGGGGTCTTGATTGAGCCCAAACCAGCCTTCCGTTTCGACCCTGCTGACGAAAAGAAGCTGGAAGAATTCCGGAATGCTGTTTGGTAGGTTTTTCATCTTGTTGAGACTTCCATGGACATTTTAAATGCCCAACATCATTACCTACTTAGGCCCAGTATCGAGCGAATGAACGAATTTGCCCCTCAACATTCGCGACTTTTCAAAGAAGTACGTTTGTCTACGTCTGTGCTTTGTATCCCGAGGGTCTCTTATAGAGTGACTGTAGATGATCCTAGTCGGGTCACCTTCGAAGCCTTTTACATACACAGCGAAGAACACAGCGAGGTGAGTTCATCTACTCTCCAGGTGGGCTATTGATCCTTCACTCACAACATTCAAGGCGTCAAGCTATCATTCGCGATTACGATGAAGAGATCTCGAAGATATACGAAATCGTCAGCGAGACGACACAGTCCGAAATCTCACCTCCGACATCGTGGAACCTGGGATCTACGACGTCTTTCGTCCGTGCAGTCGTCGCCAGTGTTTTGACTCACGCGGTGAAGGACGAAGATGATCTATTCCAGCACGGGTGTGATAGGTAAGTGTTCCTCATCCCGGTTGGCGATTTTCTCTGAATATGTGCGTTGTGGGGGTGACTTCCGCTGTCCAGTCTTCAAGCAACATGGATCCGTAACTCTGTCCTACGCGCTCTGAAGGATGCTGCGGGACTAGACAGTCGTCTTATCACGAACAACTTCGTTTATGAACATCCCACTATCAATCGTCTCTCCATGTTTGTCTTCTCCCTCGCAGTCGGTGGGATGGCTCCCGCGCCACTGGACGATGAGGCGAAGAAGCTCGTTATGCATGAACTCCTCGAGCGGTACTCGAGGGATTTCCCTGCATCTCGTCCTGGGAATGCGGCAAGGGTTCACGGCTCGGAGAAGGTCGTCTTGCTCACCGGTAGCACTGGGTCTTTGGGAAGTTACGTCCTGCACAGTCTGATTAAAGATCCGGCTGTCAAACACGTCTATGTTCTCAACCGGAGTCATAAAGAACAGGATACCGTCGCTAGGTTGAGAAAGTCGTTTGAGCAACGCGGTTTGGATGCTAGCGAGCTTGTGGATGATAAAGTGACCGTTTTGGAGGCTGATTTGTCTGATGAAAAGGCTCTTGGGTTGGAGGATACGGAATTTAGGACGGTAGGTGACATATAGTATTGACTGATCTGTTAGCACGTTTTTTCTGATTTGGTCCCTCTTGTCCAGATTCAAGATACAGTTACTCATATCGTTGATGTTGGTGGGTTGGAAGGTTACTTTGCACAGAATCGTTTAGGATGCTGATAGGCTTCTGCTCAGCATGGCGGGTCGATTTCAACCTTAACGTCATCTCCTTCCGCACTAATCTCAAGAGCATGCGGAACCTGGTGGATATTGCCATCCGACAAGGTGCACACTACACATTCGCTAGTACTCTCTCTGTTTGTCGGAATTGTACGTTGGACCACTCTTCGTTTTACTTATGGGTATATGATTTTACTCATGATCCCCACCTTAGCCTCAGAACCAAGTGCACGCGAGGAGCTGATGCCCCCTGAGGCGTCCCTAGGGAACGGATATAGCGAATCCAAATGGGTCGCTGAACACATTATTGCACGCGCCACGTCTTCAACTGGCCTTCGAGCGTCGATCATTCGCGTCGGTCAGCTATCGGGTGGGTTGAATGGATCTTGGATGACCAAAGAATGGTTGCCGTCTCTTATACATGCGTCGGCTCTCATGAAATGTATTCCAGATGATGATAGGGTGGGTATATTTGGAATTGGAACAATCTCTCACTGATAACCCACACCCTACTGACCGATAAAATTCAGGTCGTCTCATGGATCCCACTTCATGTCGCAGGGAAAGCAGTCGTCGACCTGCTTGGCAGCAGCGCTCCTCCCCCAGGCGATAGTGACAACCTCGCAATATTCCACCTCATCCACCCAAAACCAGTACCGTGGACAACCCTAGCACGTTCCTTCAGTCAAAAACTGGGCGCATCATTGGTACCATACCCCGAATGGCTCCGTTCGCTAGAGGAATCCTCTACACGACCAGGTTCTGAATCCTTAAACGCAGTCACCATTCTCGATTTCTATAAATCCGTCTCGAAGAAAACGGACCTGAAGGAAGGCTGCGAAGCATTCGGGATGCCTATTTTGGATGTAGAGCGTACTGTCAAGGCTTCTGGTGTATTGGGTGATGAGAGGTTGGCTCAGCTTGGAGAGAAGGATGCTTCGCAGTGGTTGGGGTATTGGAGGAGTGTGGGGCTGGTTCTGTGAAAATTTTTTTGTGAATGTGTGTTGTTATACTGTATAATCATCATTATGTACGAGAGATATGAAACGTGTAAGTAGGTGAATATGGGTACAGGGTGACGCAAAGTTAACACTTTCCGGGCTTTGCTTGAGTGATCGGCAAGTACAAGTAACACATTTATAAGTGCTCTCGTAATCCCCAAGAACCATCTCCTTGTTTCAAGAATTCGTGTGAGGAGCTAAACGTCAGAGTTTCAGCTCCAATGTCAAGAAAGTAAGGAGTCCTATTCGCTGTAGAGGCACCGTACAGACGGAGCAGAGGGTAGATTTTGGGCAATTTCTTCAAGAGACCATGGATGCCGAGCACGAACGTTGGGACTAAGGACCAGTCAGTGAAGTTCATTTTCGTAGGTAACAGCATCGACCTTACAGTTCCATCCACAAGAACAACCTGAACCAAATCAACTCGTTCGCTCCCTTCCCGTTTGCCATTCTAACCATGAGAGGATCCTGGCTGAACTCTAGGTACCACTTGTGCATCCCGGTAAGGCACTGGGTGCAAAGTTCGGTGGCAAACGCATTGAGGTGTTATGGGATGTGGAAAGCGAAGGAAATCGTGTAAACAAGGTCGAGCGGACGcgatgagaggggaagggcCATGGTCAACCAACAAGCCAAAATTACCGACGGAGACCAAACAGATGCAAATCCGGCGCCGGGCGAGATACATAGAAGACCTTCTGCTTGCCTTCTGCCACTGGCCATGGGTAACTTCCTCCTCGCGTTCATCTCGTCGGCTCCATGAGCAGCTCGTGTCGTCGATGTTGTTTCTTAAACATTGTTCTCGCTGCTAAATGTTCTTTTGTTACCTGCACCGACTCTCGAGTCTCAACACACTCCTCGACTCCCGATACTATGCAACTGCAGCACGACTCGCAAGTTGCAACCCAACTTCCCCTCTTCGACATGAACCCTTACATTATGAAGCACTCTGAATGCAAAGCCCGTCTCGTAACGAAGCGATAGGTCTCGAGGAGTACAACAGGATTAGAACAAAACAGACCTTTCTTGACCAACGTTTCTGGACTGTATTAGGGCGAGTAAAGAGTTTAAGGGGGTTTTCTGCTACTCTGGTGGGGtaaggaagaagagaagatgaaagcGTATACACCACCTTTCGAAGTCGTACCTCGCGTTTCGGGACCGGAAGTCCCTACTCGTTTCGTTGAAGCTTTATCTCAGTTCACCGTTTGCCCTAGATCTTCTCAGGTTGAAACATAGCAGATACATTTCCGTGTTTCCTGAAGATCGGACTCGGGAGTATGGATTTAGACCCGCTACGAGCAGCGCAGTGGTGGGAAGGTCCAATTACCGTGCGTCGCGGCTGATATCGAGTCTAATATGAATCATCGACTTATTGAGCTCCGAATTTCATGCATAGACTCGAATTTATAATAATTGGTTCGAGCCGTTCAACTGTTTAACTATATAAGACTACTGAGCTGCAGGATCAGTTCTCTATCTAGTTGCCGCCTACAGGCCAATCCACCTCTCCAGCTTCGGGGTCCTGCTGCCAGATTGACCCATACTTGGCTCGGACGCACTTCTCATCGTCAGTAGCGATCCAGGAATAATCCGAGTTGGTATTATACATCGCAAACTGCTTCCCATCGCCACTCATGACCATCAGCGACACCGTGCTCGCGTTCAACAGGCTTCCAATCCCAGATGCATTGAGATACAACTCCAACCAGTTCTTGTCGTTAACCTGCTTGTACTCGCCAGCAGGAATAAGGATAGAGTTCTTTTTGATCGCATTATGGAGCGCCAAAGCGGCTTCTGCGGGGCGGGAGCCAGCAGCGGCTGTCCCACCTAGAGCCATGTAAGTAATTTTAAGAAATTGATATAGATCACGGAGGGTCGCGATCGTCTTCGGAAGCTCTACAGCGGTCACCAGTTCTTTGATTTCTCCAACGGCGATTAAGAAGAGACCAATGTCGGTGATAAAATCTGCAATGGCCCAGTCGGGATTGAGAGACACCATGACATGGATGTCTTGGTCGGTCGCGTTGGCCATGTGGACACTGTGGCTGGAACCGAAGACCATGATGATTATGATTTCCTAGAAAACTTCAAGGGATGTAAGTTTTCACAATGACTTGGAGAGTTAACCATTGTCCTAACCTTTCAAGTATAACTGTTGGTTGTTCTGAGGATATGAACTCGACGAACGTAccctttttatatttttcccCCCAATCACACCAGCCATTCAACACAGTCAGCATACCGGTTGTAAGAAAAAGATGGTGGAGCATGTACTAGGTGATAAAACCATTCGAGCCTTGCCTGCAGAACGCTCACGTCGTATTGGCTGGGATAGAAATGTCTCCGCGATAGAATTAGTTTAGTCTCCTTAACTTGCAGATTCCAACACGAAGAATATTGATTGTCATTTGGTTATCTTCGATCGATTCAATGCCTGAGGTAGCAGAAGTTGGTAAAGTCTCCGGAAGGTACCTGACACAGCCTGGAGgtcattgaatattgaaagGTTGTACCTGAGAGCGAGCGCGGTAACCGAGCGCCGACAGTAAGAATGTTTTCGATATGCAGCAGTAATGCAGTAGTAGTCGCGGCCTGTCAGCGGTAGAAGGTGATTCCCGatatctcttcaaggagACAGACATCCTGAAGTCACGAAGTTGCATGCACATGCACTGATGGGTGACAGAATACTGAGCCTCGCAATTTCAAGCCCGGATTTCCCCGCCCGCAGCCACTGCCTTCATTAGAGTCCCCGGCAGGAGGGCAAGTTGCTCGCGGACATTATGATTGAATGAACTCCTAAGTTCAACTATCACTTGCAAATTCGGTGGTATCTTCTGGTATCTTCGGAGGACAAGATCACCAAAAAGCAGCGGGGTGTAACGCCCCTGTATGTAGTGCAAGATGTAGTGAGCCGGCAAAActtgaaacttgaaagggATATTATCGCGCCTTCCATCACCTGCAGTGTGACATGCGAATGTTTAAACTGCCATGCTACTTGAATCGTTAAAGACCGTTCGCCGACGACGCGTTTTGAAATTTATCTGGCAGTGTTCGACTGACGAACAAGCCAATTTGGATTTCTTTCGCCAAGTCATTGAAAGTCCATTTTCTGTCCCATTTTCGAACGGCCCAGGGACAGGGAGTTCCAAGAACCCGCCGTGAGGGGGCTTCCAGGGTGCCTATCAAGACCTGGTGGAAGTAAGTAGCAATATCATTTCAAACACAATCTTC
Proteins encoded:
- a CDS encoding uncharacterized protein (antiSMASH:Cluster_5.3) yields the protein MVFGSSHSVHMANATDQDIHVMVSLNPDWAIADFITDIGLFLIAVGEIKELVTAVELPKTIATLRDLYQFLKITYMALGGTAAAGSRPAEAALALHNAIKKNSILIPAGEYKQVNDKNWLELYLNASGIGSLLNASTVSLMVMSGDGKQFAMYNTNSDYSWIATDDEKCVRAKYGSIWQQDPEAGEVDWPVGGN
- a CDS encoding uncharacterized protein (antiSMASH:Cluster_5.3): MHKWYLEFSQDPLMVRMANGKGANELIWFRLFLWMELPNVRARHPWSLEEIAQNLPSAPSVRCLYSE
- a CDS encoding putative NRPS-like protein biosynthetic cluster (antiSMASH:Cluster_5.3); protein product: MENLDLIPSPPKTPRLAEGTDFQIPPLDGSLTLPQIYDWQLHNSPNHRLFVFSDSNGAVRNITWKEAIAAIYTGARSLRSRIQNVVATKHRVPVVAILSSADAITYFTTLMCVLRADCIVFPISPRNSAAAVAHLLGKVGVDHVLVGREAAMQDLIVESLAKLKETSPSQPSPTYSPTFIFDEIFLPSFEEALVLKPDELPLTTQSNDPVLYLHSSGSTALPKPIPFTNKKMIQIGQIPWFGEQDWTGKVLSVHVMPMYHGMGVSQLAWAATAGLVVAGFEPKVPSILPTPDNLFEGARSTSSDIILCVPSFLEAWARRPDYVSWLASRSGVIYGGGPLNREAGDYMTRQGVSIFILYGMSEVGILSPMLPARTEGNYDWSYFRFTDWTKNHWKPHGDDLYELIIVDHPYCTPSIINTQVDGIPAYATSDLFIPHPTKSGYWRIHGRVDDQIVHTTGEKTNPGPLENLLNQDPHVATAVMFGHGRFNAGVLIEPKPAFRFDPADEKKLEEFRNAVWPSIERMNEFAPQHSRLFKEMILVGSPSKPFTYTAKNTARRQAIIRDYDEEISKIYEIVSETTQSEISPPTSWNLGSTTSFVRAVVASVLTHAVKDEDDLFQHGCDSLQATWIRNSVLRALKDAAGLDSRLITNNFVYEHPTINRLSMFVFSLAVGGMAPAPLDDEAKKLVMHELLERYSRDFPASRPGNAARVHGSEKVVLLTGSTGSLGSYVLHSLIKDPAVKHVYVLNRSHKEQDTVARLRKSFEQRGLDASELVDDKVTVLEADLSDEKALGLEDTEFRTIQDTVTHIVDVAWRVDFNLNVISFRTNLKSMRNLVDIAIRQGAHYTFASTLSVCRNSSEPSAREELMPPEASLGNGYSESKWVAEHIIARATSSTGLRASIIRVGQLSGGLNGSWMTKEWLPSLIHASALMKCIPDDDRVVSWIPLHVAGKAVVDLLGSSAPPPGDSDNLAIFHLIHPKPVPWTTLARSFSQKLGASLVPYPEWLRSLEESSTRPGSESLNAVTILDFYKSVSKKTDLKEGCEAFGMPILDVERTVKASGVLGDERLAQLGEKDASQWLGYWRSVGLVL